The region tcttttttgagcATTGCGTCTTTTCTAGGGAACagtatgataataataacgtTTCTAAAAACATCAACTCTTCGAACAAGTGTTAACTATCTCATAGTTAACATGGCTATTTCAGATCTTATTTCTGCGGCAACAAACTGGCCATTGGCATCAACCGAGCGATTACTCTCAACGACGCTTGTGATTGGCGGATCAACAGCTACCATTGTATGTAAAATTGGACTTTACTCTAGGGCCATTTCTCAAGCTGTCTCGGTGGAAAGTTTACTGTTCATCGTTGTGGAAAGATATATCACCATTGTACGACCATTTCAGTCTGTTTTGATTACAAGACGATTACGAATTACCCTCGTGTCTTCAACGTGGACTTTTGCGCTGTTGGTCACCTTTCCTTATGTTTGGACCAGCCAAATCATCGAGGATGAAAATCAAGCTGATTGTCGGACATTTGTGAAATGGACCGAAATCGAAAAATCTGTGTTCTACGGAGTAGGGTTTATAATATTTTACGTCGTTCCTCTTGTAGTAACTATTGTTCTTTATTTGCGAATTATCAGGAGTTTAAATCAGTCGAGGCACACTTTGGAAGGAGAACAACCAGATCAGCAAAAACTGCGGCGAGCCCATCAACAAAATCGTGCTGTAATGAAAATCTTCTTGTTGATTGTTAGCGCGTTTTTTATCTCCTGGACACCCCTTTGCGTTTATATTGTGCTCAAAAAAACCTTTCCAGTGTCATTATTTCCAACCAACAGCTGTCAAGTTTATGTAGTGATGTTTTTCTACCTTTTTCCATCTCTTGGCACGGTTGCCAATCCtgtaattttatttctatCGAGCACAAAGTTCTCAGCGGCATTTAAGGAAATGTTCCGCAATTGTTTCACTCGAAATTCTTCATTGTGTTGCTAAAGTCGCTGTGTTGCACCGGATTTAGCTATTCCCTAAGTATGCGGGTATTGCGTTCTCCAATCTAGAACATTTGTACAATTCTTTtgaagaaaggaaatgaaTAGTTTGAGTACactgtagtttatttgttattttcattctACAACAAAGAAAGCCAAAATAAAGAGATGACTAAAGAATGCGGCATATCCTGCATGAGTACCAGTGGAATCTTCTTCCA is a window of Acropora palmata chromosome 4, jaAcrPala1.3, whole genome shotgun sequence DNA encoding:
- the LOC141878895 gene encoding neuropeptide FF receptor 1-like; its protein translation is MNNSSIDDLPKCPQVASAVIASYISFLSIASFLGNSMIIITFLKTSTLRTSVNYLIVNMAISDLISAATNWPLASTERLLSTTLVIGGSTATIVCKIGLYSRAISQAVSVESLLFIVVERYITIVRPFQSVLITRRLRITLVSSTWTFALLVTFPYVWTSQIIEDENQADCRTFVKWTEIEKSVFYGVGFIIFYVVPLVVTIVLYLRIIRSLNQSRHTLEGEQPDQQKLRRAHQQNRAVMKIFLLIVSAFFISWTPLCVYIVLKKTFPVSLFPTNSCQVYVVMFFYLFPSLGTVANPVILFLSSTKFSAAFKEMFRNCFTRNSSLCC